From Seriola aureovittata isolate HTS-2021-v1 ecotype China chromosome 20, ASM2101889v1, whole genome shotgun sequence, a single genomic window includes:
- the si:ch211-196f5.2 gene encoding uncharacterized protein si:ch211-196f5.2: MVLHVSHVCRVTSHTFEITYQKVKLAADETNRSLEEGEAHLEHATRGFDSPAGRESPGPHSKKVCVELECEIPMSVTLPIQVQPDLTHQPFPFLDTTLADLGIQESEVKERVVWVDTKKTQVKNKAGKLKEKEITILEVRVKAQKPGDKKLQEVLYSTEAHTDRSFCRTGMNILPWKQRCTGLELV; the protein is encoded by the exons ATGGTCCTGCATGTGTCCCATGTTTGT AGAGTTACATCACATACTTTTGAGATAACTTATCAGAAAGTCAAGCTGGCAGCAGATGAGACAAACAGGTCgttggaggagggagaggcacATCTGGAACATGCCACCAGAGGATTTGACAGCCCAGCAGGCAGGGAGTCCCCTGGGCCACATAGcaagaaagtgtgtgttgaaCTGGAGTGTGAGATCCCCATGTCAGTGACACTGCCCATCCAGGTACAGCCTGACCTCACACACCAACCCTTCCCCTTCCTGGACACAACACTGGCTGACCTGGGTATACAAGA GTCTGAGGTGAAGGAGAGGGTGGTGTGGGTTGACACCAAAAAGACGCAGGTGAAGAATAAAGCAGGGAagctgaaggagaaagagatCACTATCCTGGAG GTACGAGTGAAAGCCCAGAAGCCTGGAGATAAAAAGCTCCAAGAGGTCCTGTACAGCACTGAGGCCCACACTGACCGCTCCTTCTGTCGCACTGGAATGAATATCCTTCCATGGAAACAGAGATGCACAGGTCTGGAACTagtttaa
- the LOC130161080 gene encoding uncharacterized protein LOC130161080, whose protein sequence is MRLVQRRRRRGRFFTKTRLTMENRTSTMPAVLQPSWTPPPSPRPSPSPPPSLMIRTPLISPVSLPPPADSHNAVGVGSAVDNNPTD, encoded by the exons atgcggttagtccag agaagaagaagacgaggacgctttttcacaaaaacacgCCTAACAATGGAAAACAGGACATCAACAATGCCTGCAGTATTGCAG CCGTCCTGGACACCTCCCCCATCACCTCGACCATCgccatctcctcctccatctctgatGATTAGGACACCCCTGATATCTCCAGTGTCTCTACCACCCCCTGCTGACTCACACAATGCAGTGGGGGTCGGCTCTGCTGTCGACAACAACCCGACTG ATTAA